The DNA segment atttgggctgcaatttccgaggctggtaactttaatgaacttatcctctgcagcagaggtaactctgggtcttcctttcctgtggcagtcttcatgagagccagtttcatcatagcacttgatggtttttgcgactgcacttgaagaaactttcaaagttcttgaaattttccagattgactgaccttcatgtcttaaagtaatgatggattgtcatttcttgccataatatggacttggtctgttaccaaatagggccatcttctgttaTACACCCCTACCTTGTAACAAAACAATTGACAGGCTCATACACATTagtgaggaaagaaattccacaaattaacaaggcacacttgttaattgagatgaattccaggtgactacctcatgaagctggttgagagaatgccaagtgtgcaaagctgtcaacaatgCAAGGGgtgctactttaaagaatctcaaatataaaatatattttgatatgtttaacacttttttgcttactacatgattccatatgtgttatttcatagttttgatgtcttcactattattctacaatgtagaaaatagtcaaaataaagaaaaaccctggaatgagtaggtgtgtcaaaacttttgactggtactgtatgtgcatgtgtgtatactTGTCTCACAATTGAACCCCCCCCGCACCACCCAGTCATCCCCCTTCTCACCGTGAGAATCCCTTGGCGCAGTGGGGGCAGACGTAAGGTTTCTCCACCCCTCCTTGGTGTGAGCGTACATGGTAGCTCATGCGGTCTTTCCTCTTGAAGCGCTGCTGGCAGATGGGGCAGTGGTAGGGCTTTTCGTCCGAGTGTGAAAGCCGGTGGCGGTTCAGGTGGTACACGTCTCGGAAGGCCTTCCCACAGGCCTCACACGCATGGTTCTTCCTCACCTGGTtggggctagggttggggttgggttgaGGCCCCAGGTTCTGGTTCTAGGTTTGATGAGAAGAAAGGGACATTTGGCTAGTGTTGGCTGTGTAGCTACTCTGGTTACATTGCACAATAAAGCAgacgaggaaagagagaaaggcaaAGGGAGCAACAAATTATTCTTCAATAATTATGACAAAACAGGCTCCAACCAACCTGTACCATTGTCCCggcaaccacaactgcagcttgGAGCACCTGGGGTGCAGCCATGGTGATGGTAGCTGGGGCGATGGACACCGCAACAGGTTGGCCCTCCTGGTTTCCAAGTGGGGAGGGTTGGGGGAGGGATTCTgcgggaggaggatgagagggcagagaaaggtggaggagggagagagggattgtTTGCCGTCCTCCTCTTCCCTTGCTctcgtcctccctctctctggctgcTCTGTCCTTCATTTTGATGCCAGTGTGCACCGACTGATGGCGCCGGAGGTTGTAGTTGTTTTTAAACTGCTTGTTACATGTGGCGCAGATGTGTGTCGGCCGGCCAGGCTTGGAGACGGCCTTCTctaaaaggagagagggaaaagagagagagaaagagagaggtgaaagggaaagagggaaaaCAGAAGTGTGAGAGAAGGTAACTCCTGAAAGGGAACTAAGGGCAGAGTTTGTGGGTTGGATTCCTACATGGGCCCCACATACTGAATAAGTAAGCTATTGGGCTcttctaggtccaagaggctaggtccaagaggctaggtccaagaggctaggtccaagaggcttctaaaccgcttctacccccccaagccataagactcctgaacatctaatggctacccagactatttgcattgcacccccctctcttttacgctgctgctactctcagttatctatgcatagtcactttaataactctacctacatgtacatattacctcaattacctcgactaacgcggtgcccccgcacattgactctgtaccggtaccccctgtatatagcctttctattgttattttactgctgctctttaatgatttgttacttttatttcttttttttaggtattttacttaaaactgcattgttggttaagggcttgtaagtaagcatttcactgtaaggtctacacctgttgtatttggcacatgtgacaaataaaatttgatatgaAATGTTTTGGAGCCTTTTTGTCCcatttcaacagaagtaaattaacttAGCTAGCTTTCGCCAGTTGATGTACCATCAGAGAGCGAGCTGGCCAAAAACAGGTATTATTTTTGCCTCATTCACATTAGACCTGAATCAAACTATGAAACCAGCGGCCAAATGATTGAAGACTGATAATGccgatgttttttgttgttgtataatgtgagtttttattagagtctgtatagtaatgtaatgttattgatttgtcagtttccctagctaattccctacttttaaAACTGacagtaataaacagctctacaggcttcactgtcatggtgcaccgtcagtacacaacactatgatcatcatgtcttagcaggatcagatggtgataGCTGTCCCAGTAGGGTCAGACCGCCAGGAAAGACCAGTCTAcagagctcaggtgaattttgcagtatattaacAACATCAGTGAttgatacaaagttccatcttgagttgatgggtagacctacagtagctacaggacaGCATTTTAAGATTAAGgttacagtctgggatctgggaataatggtcatttcaattattgaaccattgattctattcttggataatataatgtataaatgtacaccaaggtaattctttgtcatgcctcatcttaggaggatcagatggtgaccggtctcagcagggtcaggcagccagggaagaccagtctgtgacacaGCTGAGGTGAATTTTAgcagatacaacactttattctctctgtgcagcaaacactggacaagccagatacttcaaagattgaaactattttaaggcagtctgacaaacctccaaagttgatttccaaactgtaacaagggttgatagaggcttttcctGATTAGACAAAgcatgtaaaacaaaaatgtgaggaagacccGGTAGaagatattgatgatgatgaatggatacagatatgtttgaatgcccagtcatgttcatataatcttAGACATGAATTAttgcagtttaagaccatccatagaacatACTAGATGCCAGTGTAACTGAATAacatgcactcagaaatgtccTTCCTCTGCTGGATGTGTAAAAAACAAAAtgggacatatttgcatatgttatggtcttgtgaaggATGGCTGAATTCAGGCAGAGTATGtattttatctcagcatgtctacagattctcctttctctgtttttgtttgcttgtaaatgttgatactggagacttatCAAATGAAACTAACTAAGCAtctaagaaatgcattgccattaataAAAATATGACAATTTTTCTTTATTGAATATTTAAAAcatgcagtgaagccgctcaacaactacatcacattagtcatctaacagactcccatccagagcgacacacagaagcagcCAGGGTCAAcaccctgctcaagggcacgtcgacagatctcccacaaggtcaaaaatGGGAACCCGAACCAGTGATCCATCAGAAACCAGCCAaagctcccaaccgccaggccaccagccctccaagatccccccccccccccctctcagttccccaagagctgcccctcaaccatccgagcccccccccccaatagtcCCCCgagaaaaaattataataataataataataacaacattcCCGACCCCCAAGACACCCCCCCCATGCATCTACAACCaccaaaatgaacaaaagagaaagacaaaggaaaacagaaaatAACAATGCAAAAAACTAAAgaaatcaaggacaacaaaatcataacAGCAAAGCCAACTGAATATGTTGGAGTGCATGTATGGCACTATTTATTAAATCAtctatttacatgtgtgtgtgtgtccatgtgtgcatttgaatgagagtgtgttcatatgcatgtgtacaaacacctgcacgtcATTGCTATTCactggaaggttggttatccacGATGTCACAATGCATGgcagaaatgtcaagttatgtatcactagatttATTCCAATATTAATGGTATACTgggcaactttcataaggtctgcATGCCGTATATGGAATACAGTATGACAAAATGAgactgtattgaaaacatgcccacgtcaGGGGAGATACCTATTTAGGTCATTTTTAGCTGCTGGACggctcagtcctggccctgggggtcgACCGTCCAGtgggttgtcactctggccttggcaTAACACACCCAAAAGCAATAATGAATGGGTCATATtggattgtgtagaaatgcaggaaattagctttagatgCCCCCGAAAAATATGGGAGAAGACCCCCAGACCCCCCGCCAGGTtatgcccccccccacccacttctaaaaccaaagttgtgcccctggttaaagtaatgaaataccaagaaaaatgtcaagttccttaaacgtgctgagaatgttccaaagccaagcaactatcctgcaccattcccagaaagctGTAGGAAGGTTACATGCAAAATAACCACAGGACAAAAaatatatggttctcagaacattatgtgcgtGCTGGGCAGAAACTATAATCTAGCACTGTTGCACTGCTCTCACCATCATAGATGTAGACAATCCACTCataatttttttaattacatttctTTATCTTTTTCATCTCTCACAACCTCTCTCTttagtccttctctctctctctttatccacccctctctccctctctgtctgtcacaaaCATATGCAACAGACACAGGGAGTGTGAAAAGGACATTGTTTCCTGAGGTAAGAAATCCCATGGATCAGGGTGGGGCTGAAGAGATATCggattgtgtgtgttttcagctTTGATATGTAAAGGTCAAGGTGCATCCGCTGAGTCTGCAGCAGCTGTGACTCTTGACAACAAGAAaacctctctctgcccctccacccccctcctaTCTAGTTGTTTATTGGGGATTCCATATGTTTATTGAATTGGAATAATATTGAATAGACAttgtggtcctctgtggctcagtCAGTAGAGCATGtagcttgcaatgccaggattcgATTTCCGCTGGGACCACGCAtacaaaaatgtatgtatgtCGCTTTGGTTAAAAGTGTCTCATaagtggcatatattattattctaATATTATTATAGACTGTGTAGAATTGattaattgagtaaattgtaccTGATCCTGGCTGTGTGTCAAATGGCACCCCCCACCCTATTCcatacacagtgcactacttttgtagtGTACTTTATAAGGAATAGAGTGCCTTTTGGGCCACAAGACCTGCATTCTCACCAGGTAAAGGCTCTTCATTCAGGGCGGCTGTGTCCACTGTGGATGGGGGAGGGGCTATGTGCTCTGTAGGGGGGCTCTGGGCAGAGCCAGTCATGTCCGGAAGCAGCTCTGATTGGAGGGCTGTCTCAGACTGGGTCTGTGAGAGAGGAGTCTGGGGAAATGAGAGCAATAATTAGCTGCTGAGGACTTGAaagtgggatacctagtcagttgtacaactgaatgcaaaaaactgaaatgtgtcttctgcatttaacccaacccttctgaatcaacatccacatcttcCACACCCAGGGAACAGTGAACTGCCTCGCTAAGGGGTAgagcaacagatttttaccttgtcggctcggggattcgatccagcaacctttcggttactggcccaatgctctaaccactaggctacctgaaacatCAATGGGGGATCATGCCACCTTTGAACCCAGTCACCACACACACAAGCTCTTACTCTTTCCCTCATCAGCAGTACTACAACAAATCTGTAAGGGGCACAGTTAACAAGCTGTCAGTTTAAGACTTATATGACATCACAAACATAACAAGCATGTGTATGATCCCAGGATCCCAAGTGCATTCACTTCTGCAGCCATAGCACTCCGATGAGTGAGACACTAAACAGAATTtgtatctttctttctctgacacacacacaaacttacctGAAACAGAAAATTACTCCAAGAAGAATCCATTTTGAAGCACGATGATGTCAGATACTTTTATTCCAGGTGTCAAAACTAGAAATATATATCCCCCTGAGACTCGGGGCCAACCAACCATAGGCTGGGGCCAACTGATGAATCACTCCACCTGCTGTAATAGCCTACCTAGTTCCTCTCTGCAGTTTCAAATATCAAAGGTGAATATTTCTGTGTGAAAGTTTAAATCGCGGTGCATTCAATAGCTGAAATTATTATTGAAGATGAATGATCAATTTTGAAAGGCTGTCAGTTATATGACAATATTATATGACAGTAATGATGTTAGACTAAAATGTTGTTATATGGTGTGGGACTAAAGGATGCAACATGACTAAAATGCGACAAAATGGTTGATGCATGCTTTTAATGATGCATTTACAATGCAATTTACATTGTATATTTATATTATAGCCCAAGGAAAAATTATATTCTCAATTTGCTGCATAAATTTGGCTATTGAAAATAAggaaaaatatgtcaaaagtaatAATAAGTCCGCAGTTGTTTGTAAATGCGTGGAGGAAGAGTCATTTATTTCGATAGCTCCGAGAGGCCAAAGCGGTGGTGGATTCCAAAGCCTCGGTGTTGCGTAAAATCGTGTCCCTAGCTAGAGAGTCCCTGATCGGCCGCAATCCAAGCTTCGCCTCGGCTTTTCAAACGAGAGGATGacatctttctttttttctatttctctctccctcccaccctcgctgtctttcttccttccttttatttatttttttaaaatctcttccctctcccctctctatctatcccccGCCGCCGTGTCCCCTGTTTAAAGGGAAAGTATTTTGTGTAGCTTCTGcaccctcctctctgttctcgtCTCCTCCGTGGCGTGCGCTGTTTTCAATAGACCCGTGCATCCGCCTTCTTGCCTCCGTCAGTTCGGCCGAcagaaatacatattttattaaCAGCTAGTAATGCAATAGAATTGCACAACTCCAAACTTACATATCACAACATCCTTATAGTGAGATAATATTGAGAATACCCAACTAGCTGACATCAAGAGAAACGTATGAGAGCAATAAAACAAGATCACACGCACCTTAAAGGTAAATATACACGCTGCAGGTGCAACAGCTTCATAGCAATaggaatatatacagttgaagtcggaagtttaaatacaccttacccaaatacatttaaattcattttttcacaattcctgacatttaatcctagtaaaaattccctgtcttaaatcagttaggatcaccactgtattttaagaatgtgaaatgtcagaataatagtagagagaatgatttatttcaacttttatttatttaatcaaattcccagtgggtcagaagtttacatacactaaattagtatttggtagcattgcctttaaattgtttaacttgggtcaaacgtttctggtagcattccacaagtgtcccaaaataagttgggtgaattttggtccattcctcctgatagagctgttgtaactgagtcaggtttgtaggcctccatgctcacacacaccttttcagttctgcccataaatgttctataggattgaggtcggggctttgtgatggcaactccaataccttgactttgttgtccttaagccattttgccacaactttggaagtgtgcttggggtcattgaccatttggaagacccatttgcaaccaagctttaacttcctgactgatgttttgagatgttgcttcaatatatcctatATCCTATATCCAATAtatcctacctcatgatgccatctattttgtgaagtgcaccagtccctcctgcagcaaagcacccccacaacatgatgctgccacccccgtgcttcacggttgggatggtattcttcggcttgtaagcctccccctttttcctccaaacataacgatggtcattatggccaaacagttctatttttgtttcatcagaccagaggacatttctccaaaaagtacaatctttgtcccc comes from the Salmo trutta chromosome 4, fSalTru1.1, whole genome shotgun sequence genome and includes:
- the LOC115192156 gene encoding myc-associated zinc finger protein, which encodes MDSSWSNFLFQTPLSQTQSETALQSELLPDMTGSAQSPPTEHIAPPPSTVDTAALNEEPLPEKAVSKPGRPTHICATCNKQFKNNYNLRRHQSVHTGIKMKDRAAREREDESKGRGGRQTIPLSLLHLSLPSHPPPAESLPQPSPLGNQEGQPVAVSIAPATITMAAPQVLQAAVVVAGTMVQNQNLGPQPNPNPSPNQVRKNHACEACGKAFRDVYHLNRHRLSHSDEKPYHCPICQQRFKRKDRMSYHVRSHQGGVEKPYVCPHCAKGFSRPDHLNSHVRQVHSTERPFKCPTCTSAFATRDRLRAHLIRHEEKVPCHICGKLLSAAYITDHMRVHNQSQHHACHLCNRSFTTLTYLRVHAQKHHGQEWKESGGTRGMFGGVGAGGVLLCQLCGVQCKTPTQLQGHMGTHAVTQVQGAPSPSSSLAGTGTMAVAVSLSGSSTVGLLVTDCSSIAPQPLS